The Streptococcus sp. S5 genome contains a region encoding:
- a CDS encoding YitT family protein gives MFKFKDILAIILGAGIFSFGIYFLVIPFHFYEGGATGITLITYYLLKIPVSLMNLLINIPLFVLAWKLLGKKSLYLSLLGTFSVSAWMAIFEAMPLSHHYHHFIFTAFKGDILLACIASGVVLGLGLGIIFNAGGTTGGTDILARIFNKYTSLSMGKLMLIVDAIVLTTVVIVFQDVRTAMYTLFFILIDTLVIDLIGEGGFAGKGFLIVTSKPEEIAQKVSDDLGRGITFIRGMGYYSRKDLDIVYCVVSRNEMKQMKDIINQIDPFAFITISEAHEILGEGFTLDKEKQPINR, from the coding sequence ATGTTTAAATTTAAAGATATTCTGGCTATCATCTTGGGGGCCGGCATTTTTTCGTTTGGGATCTATTTTTTGGTCATTCCCTTTCACTTCTATGAAGGAGGAGCGACAGGGATTACCTTGATCACCTATTACCTCTTAAAAATCCCCGTATCTCTGATGAACTTGCTGATCAATATACCTCTCTTCGTTCTGGCTTGGAAACTGCTGGGCAAGAAATCTCTTTACCTGAGCTTACTTGGGACTTTCTCGGTTTCGGCATGGATGGCAATTTTTGAGGCCATGCCCCTCAGCCACCACTACCATCACTTTATCTTTACAGCCTTTAAAGGAGATATTCTGCTTGCCTGTATAGCCTCAGGGGTTGTCCTTGGTTTAGGTCTAGGGATCATCTTCAATGCTGGGGGAACTACGGGAGGAACTGATATCCTCGCTCGCATCTTTAACAAATACACTTCCCTCAGCATGGGAAAACTCATGTTGATTGTAGATGCCATTGTTCTGACAACTGTGGTCATTGTCTTCCAAGATGTCCGTACAGCTATGTACACCCTCTTCTTTATCCTGATTGACACCCTTGTGATCGACTTGATTGGAGAAGGTGGTTTTGCTGGAAAAGGCTTCCTTATCGTCACATCTAAACCAGAAGAAATTGCCCAAAAAGTATCCGACGATCTGGGTCGCGGGATTACCTTTATCCGCGGGATGGGCTATTACAGCCGTAAGGACCTGGATATCGTCTACTGTGTCGTTTCACGGAATGAGATGAAACAAATGAAAGACATCATCAATCAGATCGATCCATTCGCCTTCATCACCATTTCTGAAGCCCATGAAATTCTCGGCGAAGGCTTCACTTTAGATAAAGAAAAACAACCCATTAACCGTTAA